The sequence below is a genomic window from Candidatus Binataceae bacterium.
CTCGCCCACCGCAATACCACGCTTGGCCAGGTCGGCCCACAACGAGGCGTGTAGTCGCGCCACGGTCAGATCAAAAGCGATCACCGGAAGCTGCGCGAGCAAGCCCTCGACGAAAGCCTGGCGCCGTTGCCGTTGAGCCGCCGTCCGTGCGCGATAGAGGCCGTGCAGAAGCTCAGAGGCGGTCACCGCCGAGATCGCGACGTCATCTTCCGCATAACGCGCCAAAATCTCGTCGAAAAGGAGCTGGCCCCGCTCCGCCGCGATCAGCACGCTTGAGTCGATCAGCGTCGCCATCCGGACTCGGCCACGACGGGTTGCTGCTTCACCAAATTCTCCACGGTGGCGAGATAGTCCTCATCCGGCTTGGGCAGCGTGCGGAGCAGGTTCACCAGCTCGGCCCCGCT
It includes:
- a CDS encoding PIN domain-containing protein, which encodes MATLIDSSVLIAAERGQLLFDEILARYAEDDVAISAVTASELLHGLYRARTAAQRQRRQAFVEGLLAQLPVIAFDLTVARLHASLWADLAKRGIAVGERDLMIGATAVAKDYAVATRDERSFPKIPGLEVQRL